In Juglans regia cultivar Chandler chromosome 5, Walnut 2.0, whole genome shotgun sequence, the following are encoded in one genomic region:
- the LOC108988584 gene encoding V-type proton ATPase subunit a1-like: MDNLPPMDLMRSEKMSFVQLIIPVESAHRAVSYLGELGLLQFRDLNADKSPFQRMFVNQVKRCAEMSRKLRFFKDQISKAGLLSSARPVTQPDVELEELEIQLMEHENELIEMNANSEKLRQSYNELLEFKIVLQKAAGFLVSSGTHAVSERELDENVYSNDDYVDTASLLEQEMRPGISGQSGLRFISGIISKSKVLRFERMLFRATRGNMLFNQAPADEEIMDPVSSEMVEKTVFVVFFSGEQAKSKILKICEAFGANFYPVPEDITKQRQITREVSLRLDELEATLDAGIRHRNKALASIGVHLVKWISMVRREKAVYDTLSMLNFDVTKKCLVGEGWCPIFAKAQLQAALQRATFDSNSQVGIIFHVMDAAESPPTYFRTNKFTNAFQEIVDAYGVARYQESNPSVYTVITFPFLFAVMFGDWGHGICLLLGALVLIARESKLGTQKLGSFMEMLYGGRYVLLLMSLFSIYCGLIYNEFFSVPYHIFGPSAYKCRDTTCSEAKTTGLVKYQDPYPFGVDPSWRGSRSELPFLNSLKMKMSILLGVAQMNMGIILSYFNARFFGSSLDIRYQFVPQIIFLNSLFGYLSLLIIIKWCTGSQADLYHVMIYMFLSPTEDLGENQLFWGQRPLQIILLLLAMIAVPWMLFPKPFILKRLHTERFQGRTYGILGTSETDLEVEPDSARQHHEDFNFSEVFVHQMIHSIEFVLGAVSNTASYLRLWALSLAHSELSTVFYEKVLLLAWGYDNLVIRLVGLAVFAFATAFILLMMETLSAFLHALRLHWVEFQNKFYHGDGYKFRPFSFATLTEDED, translated from the exons ATGGACAACTTGCCGCCCATGGATCTGATGCGCTCCGAGAAGATGAGCTTTGTCCAGCTCATCATCCCCGTCGAGTCCGCTCACCGGGCCGTCTCTTACCTTGGAGAACTCGGTCTCCTCCAATTCCGAGAC tTAAATGCGGACAAAAGCCCTTTCCAACGAATGTTTGTTAATCAG GTGAAGCGGTGTGCAGAGATGTCAAGAAAGCTACGATTCTTTAAGGATCAGATTAGTAAAGCCGGTCTACTATCTTCTGCACGTCCTGTTACGCAACCAGATGTTGAGCTGGAAGAGTTAGAG ATACAACTCATGGAGCACGAGAATGAGTTAATTGAGATGAATGCTAATAGTGAGAAACTTCGGCAATCATACAATGAGCTCCTAGAGTTCAAGATAGTATTGCAAAAG GCAGCCGGCTTTCTTGTATCAAGTGGTACTCATGCAGTTTCAGAAAGAGAATTAGATGAGAATGTATACTCAAATGATGACTATGTTGACACAGCATCCCTACTTGAGCAG GAGATGAGACCTGGAATATCAGGCCAATCTGGTTTGAGGTTTATTAGTGGGATTATATCCAAATCCAAGGTTCTTAGATTTGAAAGGATGTTGTTTCGTGCTACGAGGGGAAATATGCTTTTCAATCAGGCACCAGCTGATGAAGAGATCATGGATCCCGTATCAAGCGAAATG GTTGAGAAAACAGTATTTGTAGTCTTTTTTTCAGGTGAGCAAGCAAAATCAAAGATTCTTAAAATTTGCGAAGCATTTGGGGCAAATTTCTACCCTGTTCCCGAGGACATAACCAAGCAGAGGCAAATAACTAGAGAA GTTTCATTACGCCTTGATGAATTGGAGGCAACTTTGGATGCTGGGATCCGTCATCGAAATAAGGCCCTTGCTTCTATAGGTGTCCACCTGGTGAAATGGATAAGCATG GTGAGAAGGGAGAAAGCTGTATATGATACTCTGAGTATGCTAAATTTTGATGTTACAAAAAAATGTCTTGTTGGAGAGGGATGGTGCCCCATATTTGCAAAAGCTCAG CTTCAGGCTGCACTCCAACGTGCAACATTTGATAGCAATTCACAAGTAGGCATAATATTTCATGTGATGGATGCTGCGGAATCACCTCCTACATATTTCAGAACCAACAAATTTACAAATGCATTTCAGGAAATTGTGGATGCATATGG TGTTGCAAGATATCAGGAATCAAATCCGTCGGTTTACACTGTCATTACATTTCCATTCCTTTTTGCTGTGATGTTTGGGGATTGGGGTCATGGAATATGCTTACTCTTGGGAGCTTTAGTTCTTATAGCTCGTGAAAGCAAGCTTGGTACACAG AAACTTGGTAGCTTTATGGAGATGCTATATGGTGGGCGCTATGTACTTCTTTTGATGTCGCTATTTTCCATTTACTGTGGGTTGATTTACAATGAATTCTTCTCTGTACCTTATCACATTTTTGGTCCATCTGCTTATAAATGCCGAGATACCACATGCAG tGAAGCAAAAACCACTGGCTTAGTTAAATACCAAGATCCATATCCATTTGGTGTGGATCCCAGTTGGCGTGGAAGTCGTTCAGAGCTGCCTTTTTTGAATTCTCTGAAAATGAAGATGTCTATTTTGTTGGGTGTGGCCCAGATGAACATGGGAATCATATTAAGTTACTTCAATGCACGCTTTTTTGGCAGTTCGCTGGATATAAG GTACCAGTTTGTGCCACAGATCATATTTCTTAACAGCCTTTTTGGGTATCTTTCACTTCTTATCATCATAAAGTGGTGCACTGGTTCTCAGGCAGACCTCTATCATGTAATGATTTACATGTTTCTGAGTCCCACTGAGGATCTTGGTGAGAATCAGTTATTTTGGGGCCAAAGACCTCTACAG ATAATATTGTTGCTTTTGGCTATGATCGCAGTTCCATGGATGCTTTTTCCGAAACCTTTTATTTTGAAGAGGCTTCATACAGAG AGATTTCAAGGTCGGACCTATGGAATACTTGGTACCTCTGAGACGGATCTTGAGGTGGAACCCGATTCTGCAAGGCAACATCATGAGGACTTTAATTTTAGTGAGGTCTTTGTGCACCAAATGATACACTCCATTGAGTTCGTTCTGGGTGCAGTGTCAAATACAGCATCCTATCTTCGACTTTGGGCTTTAAG CTTAGCACACTCAGAATTGTCAACCGTTTTCTATGAGAAAGTCCTCCTGCTTGCCTGGGG GTATGACAACCTCGTCATCCGGTTAGTGGGACTAGCAGTATTTGCCTTTGCTACTGCCTTTATACTACTAATGATGGAAACTCTCAGTGCTTTTCTTCATGCCCTGCGTCTTCATTGGGTGGAATTTCAAAACAAGTTTTATCACGGTGATGGGTACAAGTTCAGACCTTTCTCTTTTGCCACCTTAACCGAGGATGAGGACTAG